A region from the Acinonyx jubatus isolate Ajub_Pintada_27869175 chromosome C2, VMU_Ajub_asm_v1.0, whole genome shotgun sequence genome encodes:
- the POMGNT2 gene encoding protein O-linked-mannose beta-1,4-N-acetylglucosaminyltransferase 2 isoform X1 — translation MDNNKHLPSSDVPALTGGSDDLGSEPGGQAFADRQRARRDGSSPPGLWHSPGAVLSLGPRGGIRMHLSAVFNALLVSVLAAVLWKHVRLREHAAALEEELALGRQAPEPGPALRIDYPRALQTLMEGGTHMVCTGRTHTDRLCRFEWLCYSSEAEEFIFFHGNASVMLPNLGSRRFQPALLDLSTVEDHNTQYFNFVELPAAALRFMPKPVFVPDVALLANRFNPDNLMHVFHDDLLPLFYTLRQFPGLAHEARLFFMEGWSEGAHFELYKLLSPKQPLLRAQLKTLGRLLCFSHAFVGLSKVTTWYQYGFVQPQGPKANVLVSGNEIRQFARFMMEKLNVSRAGAPLGEDYVLVFSRTQNRLILNEAELLLALAQEFQMKTVTVSLEDHAFADVVRLVSNASMLVSMHGAQLVTALFLPRGATVVELFPYAVNPDHYTPYKTLATLPGMDLQYVAWRNMMPENTVTHPERPWDQGGIAHLDRAEQARILQSREVPRHLCCRNPEWLFRIYQDTKVDIPSLIQTIRRVVKGRPGPRKQKWTVGLYPGKVRDARCQASVQGASEARLTVSWQIPWNLKYLKVREVKYEVWLQEQGENTYVPYILALQNHTFTENIKPFTTYLVWVRCIFNKILLGPFADVLVCNT, via the exons ATGGACAACAATAAGCACTTACCCAGCTCAGACGTCCCTGCATTGACCGGTGGTTCTGATGATCTTGGTTCTGAACCCGGGGGTCAG GCTTTTGCCGACCGTCAGCGTGCCCGCAGAGATGGGTCGAGCCCGCCAGGCCTGTGGCACTCCCCGGGGGCTGTCCTGTCACTAGGGCCCCGTGGTGGCATTAGGATGCACCTGTCGGCGGTGTTCAACGCCCTCCTGGTGTCCGTGCTGGCAGCGGTCCTGTGGAAGCACGTGCGGCTGCGTGAGCATGCAGCCGCTCTGGAGGAGGAGCTGGCCCTCGGCCGCCAGGCCCCAGAGCCGGGCCCCGCGCTGAGGATCGACTACCCCAGGGCGCTGCAGACCCTGATGGAGGGCGGCACACACATGGTGTGCACGGGCCGCACGCACACTGACCGCCTCTGCCGCTTCGAGTGGCTGTGTTACTCCAGCGAGGCCGAGGAGTTCATCTTCTTCCACGGCAACGCGTCCGTCATGCTGCCCAACCTGGGCTCCCGGCGCTTCCAGCCGGCCCTGCTCGACCTGTCCACCGTGGAGGACCACAACACCCAGTACTTCAACTTCGTGGAGCTGCCGGCCGCCGCCCTGCGCTTCATGCCGAAGCCCGTGTTCGTGCCCGACGTGGCGCTCCTCGCCAACCGGTTCAACCCCGACAACCTCATGCACGTCTTCCACGACGACCTGCTGCCTCTCTTCTACACCCTGAGGCAGTTCCCCGGCCTGGCCCACGAGGCCCGGCTCTTCTTCATGGAGGGCTGGAGCGAGGGCGCACACTTTGAGCTCTACAAGCTCCTCAGCCCGAAGCAGCCACTCCTGCGGGCACAGCTCAAGACCCTGGGCCGGCTGCTGTGCTTCTCCCATGCCTTCGTGGGTCTCTCCAAGGTCACCACGTGGTACCAGTATGGCTTCGTCCAGCCCCAGGGCCCGAAGGCTAACGTCCTGGTCTCGGGCAACGAGATCCGGCAGTTCGCACGGTTCATGATGGAAAAGCTGAACGTGAGCCGGGCAGGGGCTCCCCTAGGCGAAGACTACGTTCTGGTCTTCAGCCGTACCCAGAACAGACTCATCCTGAACGAGGCAGAGCTGCTGCTGGCACTGGCCCAGGAGTTCCAGATGAAGACGGTGACGGTGTCCCTGGAGGACCACGCCTTTGCAGATGTCGTGCGGCTGGTGAGCAACGCCTCCATGCTGGTCAGCATGCACGGGGCCCAGCTGGTCACTGCCCTCTTCCTGCCCCGTGGGGCCACTGTGGTCGAGCTTTTCCCGTATGCTGTCAATCCCGACCACTATACGCCCTATAAGACGCTGGCCACGCTGCCTGGCATGGACCTCCAGTACGTAGCCTGGCGGAACATGATGCCAGAGAACACAGTCACGCACCCTGAACGGCCCTGGGACCAGGGGGGCATCGCTCACCTAGACCGGGCGGAGCAGGCCCGTATCCTGCAAAGCCGCGAGGTCCCGCGGCATCTCTGTTGCCGGAACCCTGAGTGGCTCTTCCGAATCTACCAGGACACCAAGGTGGACATCCCATCCCTCATCCAGACCATACGGCGCGTGGTAAAGGGCCGGCCGGGGCCGCGGAAGCAGAAGTGGACTGTCGGCCTCTACCCAGGCAAAGTCCGGGATGCGCGGTGCCAGGCGTCAGTGCAGGGCGCCTCCGAGGCGCGCCTCACCGTGTCCTGGCAGATCCCGTGGAACCTCAAGTACCTGAAGGTGAGGGAGGTGAAGTACGAGGTGTGGCTCCAGGAGCAGGGCGAGAACACCTATGTGCCTTACATCCTGGCCCTGCAGAACCACACCTTCACCGAGAACATCAAGCCTTTCACTACCTACTTGGTGTGGGTCCGCTGCATCTTCAACAAGATCCTCCTGGGACCCTTTGCAGATGTGCTGGTGTGCAACACGTAG
- the POMGNT2 gene encoding protein O-linked-mannose beta-1,4-N-acetylglucosaminyltransferase 2 isoform X2: protein MQKDQYYMIPHAFADRQRARRDGSSPPGLWHSPGAVLSLGPRGGIRMHLSAVFNALLVSVLAAVLWKHVRLREHAAALEEELALGRQAPEPGPALRIDYPRALQTLMEGGTHMVCTGRTHTDRLCRFEWLCYSSEAEEFIFFHGNASVMLPNLGSRRFQPALLDLSTVEDHNTQYFNFVELPAAALRFMPKPVFVPDVALLANRFNPDNLMHVFHDDLLPLFYTLRQFPGLAHEARLFFMEGWSEGAHFELYKLLSPKQPLLRAQLKTLGRLLCFSHAFVGLSKVTTWYQYGFVQPQGPKANVLVSGNEIRQFARFMMEKLNVSRAGAPLGEDYVLVFSRTQNRLILNEAELLLALAQEFQMKTVTVSLEDHAFADVVRLVSNASMLVSMHGAQLVTALFLPRGATVVELFPYAVNPDHYTPYKTLATLPGMDLQYVAWRNMMPENTVTHPERPWDQGGIAHLDRAEQARILQSREVPRHLCCRNPEWLFRIYQDTKVDIPSLIQTIRRVVKGRPGPRKQKWTVGLYPGKVRDARCQASVQGASEARLTVSWQIPWNLKYLKVREVKYEVWLQEQGENTYVPYILALQNHTFTENIKPFTTYLVWVRCIFNKILLGPFADVLVCNT, encoded by the coding sequence GCTTTTGCCGACCGTCAGCGTGCCCGCAGAGATGGGTCGAGCCCGCCAGGCCTGTGGCACTCCCCGGGGGCTGTCCTGTCACTAGGGCCCCGTGGTGGCATTAGGATGCACCTGTCGGCGGTGTTCAACGCCCTCCTGGTGTCCGTGCTGGCAGCGGTCCTGTGGAAGCACGTGCGGCTGCGTGAGCATGCAGCCGCTCTGGAGGAGGAGCTGGCCCTCGGCCGCCAGGCCCCAGAGCCGGGCCCCGCGCTGAGGATCGACTACCCCAGGGCGCTGCAGACCCTGATGGAGGGCGGCACACACATGGTGTGCACGGGCCGCACGCACACTGACCGCCTCTGCCGCTTCGAGTGGCTGTGTTACTCCAGCGAGGCCGAGGAGTTCATCTTCTTCCACGGCAACGCGTCCGTCATGCTGCCCAACCTGGGCTCCCGGCGCTTCCAGCCGGCCCTGCTCGACCTGTCCACCGTGGAGGACCACAACACCCAGTACTTCAACTTCGTGGAGCTGCCGGCCGCCGCCCTGCGCTTCATGCCGAAGCCCGTGTTCGTGCCCGACGTGGCGCTCCTCGCCAACCGGTTCAACCCCGACAACCTCATGCACGTCTTCCACGACGACCTGCTGCCTCTCTTCTACACCCTGAGGCAGTTCCCCGGCCTGGCCCACGAGGCCCGGCTCTTCTTCATGGAGGGCTGGAGCGAGGGCGCACACTTTGAGCTCTACAAGCTCCTCAGCCCGAAGCAGCCACTCCTGCGGGCACAGCTCAAGACCCTGGGCCGGCTGCTGTGCTTCTCCCATGCCTTCGTGGGTCTCTCCAAGGTCACCACGTGGTACCAGTATGGCTTCGTCCAGCCCCAGGGCCCGAAGGCTAACGTCCTGGTCTCGGGCAACGAGATCCGGCAGTTCGCACGGTTCATGATGGAAAAGCTGAACGTGAGCCGGGCAGGGGCTCCCCTAGGCGAAGACTACGTTCTGGTCTTCAGCCGTACCCAGAACAGACTCATCCTGAACGAGGCAGAGCTGCTGCTGGCACTGGCCCAGGAGTTCCAGATGAAGACGGTGACGGTGTCCCTGGAGGACCACGCCTTTGCAGATGTCGTGCGGCTGGTGAGCAACGCCTCCATGCTGGTCAGCATGCACGGGGCCCAGCTGGTCACTGCCCTCTTCCTGCCCCGTGGGGCCACTGTGGTCGAGCTTTTCCCGTATGCTGTCAATCCCGACCACTATACGCCCTATAAGACGCTGGCCACGCTGCCTGGCATGGACCTCCAGTACGTAGCCTGGCGGAACATGATGCCAGAGAACACAGTCACGCACCCTGAACGGCCCTGGGACCAGGGGGGCATCGCTCACCTAGACCGGGCGGAGCAGGCCCGTATCCTGCAAAGCCGCGAGGTCCCGCGGCATCTCTGTTGCCGGAACCCTGAGTGGCTCTTCCGAATCTACCAGGACACCAAGGTGGACATCCCATCCCTCATCCAGACCATACGGCGCGTGGTAAAGGGCCGGCCGGGGCCGCGGAAGCAGAAGTGGACTGTCGGCCTCTACCCAGGCAAAGTCCGGGATGCGCGGTGCCAGGCGTCAGTGCAGGGCGCCTCCGAGGCGCGCCTCACCGTGTCCTGGCAGATCCCGTGGAACCTCAAGTACCTGAAGGTGAGGGAGGTGAAGTACGAGGTGTGGCTCCAGGAGCAGGGCGAGAACACCTATGTGCCTTACATCCTGGCCCTGCAGAACCACACCTTCACCGAGAACATCAAGCCTTTCACTACCTACTTGGTGTGGGTCCGCTGCATCTTCAACAAGATCCTCCTGGGACCCTTTGCAGATGTGCTGGTGTGCAACACGTAG
- the POMGNT2 gene encoding protein O-linked-mannose beta-1,4-N-acetylglucosaminyltransferase 2 isoform X3 has product MPADTELGSWAFADRQRARRDGSSPPGLWHSPGAVLSLGPRGGIRMHLSAVFNALLVSVLAAVLWKHVRLREHAAALEEELALGRQAPEPGPALRIDYPRALQTLMEGGTHMVCTGRTHTDRLCRFEWLCYSSEAEEFIFFHGNASVMLPNLGSRRFQPALLDLSTVEDHNTQYFNFVELPAAALRFMPKPVFVPDVALLANRFNPDNLMHVFHDDLLPLFYTLRQFPGLAHEARLFFMEGWSEGAHFELYKLLSPKQPLLRAQLKTLGRLLCFSHAFVGLSKVTTWYQYGFVQPQGPKANVLVSGNEIRQFARFMMEKLNVSRAGAPLGEDYVLVFSRTQNRLILNEAELLLALAQEFQMKTVTVSLEDHAFADVVRLVSNASMLVSMHGAQLVTALFLPRGATVVELFPYAVNPDHYTPYKTLATLPGMDLQYVAWRNMMPENTVTHPERPWDQGGIAHLDRAEQARILQSREVPRHLCCRNPEWLFRIYQDTKVDIPSLIQTIRRVVKGRPGPRKQKWTVGLYPGKVRDARCQASVQGASEARLTVSWQIPWNLKYLKVREVKYEVWLQEQGENTYVPYILALQNHTFTENIKPFTTYLVWVRCIFNKILLGPFADVLVCNT; this is encoded by the coding sequence GCTTTTGCCGACCGTCAGCGTGCCCGCAGAGATGGGTCGAGCCCGCCAGGCCTGTGGCACTCCCCGGGGGCTGTCCTGTCACTAGGGCCCCGTGGTGGCATTAGGATGCACCTGTCGGCGGTGTTCAACGCCCTCCTGGTGTCCGTGCTGGCAGCGGTCCTGTGGAAGCACGTGCGGCTGCGTGAGCATGCAGCCGCTCTGGAGGAGGAGCTGGCCCTCGGCCGCCAGGCCCCAGAGCCGGGCCCCGCGCTGAGGATCGACTACCCCAGGGCGCTGCAGACCCTGATGGAGGGCGGCACACACATGGTGTGCACGGGCCGCACGCACACTGACCGCCTCTGCCGCTTCGAGTGGCTGTGTTACTCCAGCGAGGCCGAGGAGTTCATCTTCTTCCACGGCAACGCGTCCGTCATGCTGCCCAACCTGGGCTCCCGGCGCTTCCAGCCGGCCCTGCTCGACCTGTCCACCGTGGAGGACCACAACACCCAGTACTTCAACTTCGTGGAGCTGCCGGCCGCCGCCCTGCGCTTCATGCCGAAGCCCGTGTTCGTGCCCGACGTGGCGCTCCTCGCCAACCGGTTCAACCCCGACAACCTCATGCACGTCTTCCACGACGACCTGCTGCCTCTCTTCTACACCCTGAGGCAGTTCCCCGGCCTGGCCCACGAGGCCCGGCTCTTCTTCATGGAGGGCTGGAGCGAGGGCGCACACTTTGAGCTCTACAAGCTCCTCAGCCCGAAGCAGCCACTCCTGCGGGCACAGCTCAAGACCCTGGGCCGGCTGCTGTGCTTCTCCCATGCCTTCGTGGGTCTCTCCAAGGTCACCACGTGGTACCAGTATGGCTTCGTCCAGCCCCAGGGCCCGAAGGCTAACGTCCTGGTCTCGGGCAACGAGATCCGGCAGTTCGCACGGTTCATGATGGAAAAGCTGAACGTGAGCCGGGCAGGGGCTCCCCTAGGCGAAGACTACGTTCTGGTCTTCAGCCGTACCCAGAACAGACTCATCCTGAACGAGGCAGAGCTGCTGCTGGCACTGGCCCAGGAGTTCCAGATGAAGACGGTGACGGTGTCCCTGGAGGACCACGCCTTTGCAGATGTCGTGCGGCTGGTGAGCAACGCCTCCATGCTGGTCAGCATGCACGGGGCCCAGCTGGTCACTGCCCTCTTCCTGCCCCGTGGGGCCACTGTGGTCGAGCTTTTCCCGTATGCTGTCAATCCCGACCACTATACGCCCTATAAGACGCTGGCCACGCTGCCTGGCATGGACCTCCAGTACGTAGCCTGGCGGAACATGATGCCAGAGAACACAGTCACGCACCCTGAACGGCCCTGGGACCAGGGGGGCATCGCTCACCTAGACCGGGCGGAGCAGGCCCGTATCCTGCAAAGCCGCGAGGTCCCGCGGCATCTCTGTTGCCGGAACCCTGAGTGGCTCTTCCGAATCTACCAGGACACCAAGGTGGACATCCCATCCCTCATCCAGACCATACGGCGCGTGGTAAAGGGCCGGCCGGGGCCGCGGAAGCAGAAGTGGACTGTCGGCCTCTACCCAGGCAAAGTCCGGGATGCGCGGTGCCAGGCGTCAGTGCAGGGCGCCTCCGAGGCGCGCCTCACCGTGTCCTGGCAGATCCCGTGGAACCTCAAGTACCTGAAGGTGAGGGAGGTGAAGTACGAGGTGTGGCTCCAGGAGCAGGGCGAGAACACCTATGTGCCTTACATCCTGGCCCTGCAGAACCACACCTTCACCGAGAACATCAAGCCTTTCACTACCTACTTGGTGTGGGTCCGCTGCATCTTCAACAAGATCCTCCTGGGACCCTTTGCAGATGTGCTGGTGTGCAACACGTAG
- the POMGNT2 gene encoding protein O-linked-mannose beta-1,4-N-acetylglucosaminyltransferase 2 isoform X4, with protein sequence MHLSAVFNALLVSVLAAVLWKHVRLREHAAALEEELALGRQAPEPGPALRIDYPRALQTLMEGGTHMVCTGRTHTDRLCRFEWLCYSSEAEEFIFFHGNASVMLPNLGSRRFQPALLDLSTVEDHNTQYFNFVELPAAALRFMPKPVFVPDVALLANRFNPDNLMHVFHDDLLPLFYTLRQFPGLAHEARLFFMEGWSEGAHFELYKLLSPKQPLLRAQLKTLGRLLCFSHAFVGLSKVTTWYQYGFVQPQGPKANVLVSGNEIRQFARFMMEKLNVSRAGAPLGEDYVLVFSRTQNRLILNEAELLLALAQEFQMKTVTVSLEDHAFADVVRLVSNASMLVSMHGAQLVTALFLPRGATVVELFPYAVNPDHYTPYKTLATLPGMDLQYVAWRNMMPENTVTHPERPWDQGGIAHLDRAEQARILQSREVPRHLCCRNPEWLFRIYQDTKVDIPSLIQTIRRVVKGRPGPRKQKWTVGLYPGKVRDARCQASVQGASEARLTVSWQIPWNLKYLKVREVKYEVWLQEQGENTYVPYILALQNHTFTENIKPFTTYLVWVRCIFNKILLGPFADVLVCNT encoded by the coding sequence ATGCACCTGTCGGCGGTGTTCAACGCCCTCCTGGTGTCCGTGCTGGCAGCGGTCCTGTGGAAGCACGTGCGGCTGCGTGAGCATGCAGCCGCTCTGGAGGAGGAGCTGGCCCTCGGCCGCCAGGCCCCAGAGCCGGGCCCCGCGCTGAGGATCGACTACCCCAGGGCGCTGCAGACCCTGATGGAGGGCGGCACACACATGGTGTGCACGGGCCGCACGCACACTGACCGCCTCTGCCGCTTCGAGTGGCTGTGTTACTCCAGCGAGGCCGAGGAGTTCATCTTCTTCCACGGCAACGCGTCCGTCATGCTGCCCAACCTGGGCTCCCGGCGCTTCCAGCCGGCCCTGCTCGACCTGTCCACCGTGGAGGACCACAACACCCAGTACTTCAACTTCGTGGAGCTGCCGGCCGCCGCCCTGCGCTTCATGCCGAAGCCCGTGTTCGTGCCCGACGTGGCGCTCCTCGCCAACCGGTTCAACCCCGACAACCTCATGCACGTCTTCCACGACGACCTGCTGCCTCTCTTCTACACCCTGAGGCAGTTCCCCGGCCTGGCCCACGAGGCCCGGCTCTTCTTCATGGAGGGCTGGAGCGAGGGCGCACACTTTGAGCTCTACAAGCTCCTCAGCCCGAAGCAGCCACTCCTGCGGGCACAGCTCAAGACCCTGGGCCGGCTGCTGTGCTTCTCCCATGCCTTCGTGGGTCTCTCCAAGGTCACCACGTGGTACCAGTATGGCTTCGTCCAGCCCCAGGGCCCGAAGGCTAACGTCCTGGTCTCGGGCAACGAGATCCGGCAGTTCGCACGGTTCATGATGGAAAAGCTGAACGTGAGCCGGGCAGGGGCTCCCCTAGGCGAAGACTACGTTCTGGTCTTCAGCCGTACCCAGAACAGACTCATCCTGAACGAGGCAGAGCTGCTGCTGGCACTGGCCCAGGAGTTCCAGATGAAGACGGTGACGGTGTCCCTGGAGGACCACGCCTTTGCAGATGTCGTGCGGCTGGTGAGCAACGCCTCCATGCTGGTCAGCATGCACGGGGCCCAGCTGGTCACTGCCCTCTTCCTGCCCCGTGGGGCCACTGTGGTCGAGCTTTTCCCGTATGCTGTCAATCCCGACCACTATACGCCCTATAAGACGCTGGCCACGCTGCCTGGCATGGACCTCCAGTACGTAGCCTGGCGGAACATGATGCCAGAGAACACAGTCACGCACCCTGAACGGCCCTGGGACCAGGGGGGCATCGCTCACCTAGACCGGGCGGAGCAGGCCCGTATCCTGCAAAGCCGCGAGGTCCCGCGGCATCTCTGTTGCCGGAACCCTGAGTGGCTCTTCCGAATCTACCAGGACACCAAGGTGGACATCCCATCCCTCATCCAGACCATACGGCGCGTGGTAAAGGGCCGGCCGGGGCCGCGGAAGCAGAAGTGGACTGTCGGCCTCTACCCAGGCAAAGTCCGGGATGCGCGGTGCCAGGCGTCAGTGCAGGGCGCCTCCGAGGCGCGCCTCACCGTGTCCTGGCAGATCCCGTGGAACCTCAAGTACCTGAAGGTGAGGGAGGTGAAGTACGAGGTGTGGCTCCAGGAGCAGGGCGAGAACACCTATGTGCCTTACATCCTGGCCCTGCAGAACCACACCTTCACCGAGAACATCAAGCCTTTCACTACCTACTTGGTGTGGGTCCGCTGCATCTTCAACAAGATCCTCCTGGGACCCTTTGCAGATGTGCTGGTGTGCAACACGTAG